The sequence GGAGCCCCGTACGGCGTCGGAGGGTTCCAGGATCTCGCCCGTCACGGTGTCCACCGCGCCGGCCGTGGCCGAGAGCCCGGTGACCCGGTGGCGGAACGCGAACCGGACCAGGCCGCGGGCCGCACCGGCCCGGACCCGGCGTTCGAAGGGCTCCACCAGGCCGGGGCCGGTGCCCCAGGTGATGTGGAAGCGGGGGACGGAGTTCCCGTGGCCGTTGGCGTCGTATCCGCCGCGCTCGGCCCAGCCGACGACCGGGAAGAAGCGGACGCCCTGGGCGTGCAGCCAGGAGCGCTTCTCGCCGGCCGCGAAGTCGACGTAGGCCTCGGCCCAGCGGCGCGGCCAGGCGTCCTCCTCGCGGTCGAACCCGGCGGTGCCCCGCCAGTCCTGGAGGGCGAGGGCGTGACTGTCCTTGATCCGCATCCGGCGCTGCTCGGGCGAGTCCACGAAGAACAGCCCGCCGAAGGACCAGTGCGCCTGGCCGCCGATGGACTGCTCCGGCTCCTGGTCGAGCAGGATGACCTTGCGGCCCGCGTCGACGAGCTCGGCGGTGGCCACGAGACCCGCGAGCCCGGCTCCGATCACGATCACGTCTGCGTCGTACGTCATGCGGTTACCCGTCCTCCGTCGGTGGTGGGGCAGATCCTTGGCTACGGAGCGGTAACCAGTCAACAGCGGTGGTTGGATGACCTGCATGAGTGCCGCTGAGGAAGTACTGGACGTGGTGGACCGGGAGGACCGGGTCGTGGGGCAGGCCCCGCGGGGCGAGGTATATGCCCGGGGGCTGCTGCACCGCTGTGCGTTCGTGCAGGCCAGGGACGCGGAGGGGCGGATCTTCGTCCACCGGCGGACCGCCTCGAAGCTGGTCTTCCCCTCGCACTACGACATGTTCGTGGGCGGGGTGCTGGGCACCGGCGAGAGCTACGAACAGGCCGCGCTGCGCGAGGCCGAGGAGGAGCTGGGGGTGCGGGGTCTGGAGCGGCCGACGCCGCTGTTCAAGTTCCTGTACGAGGGTCCGGGCGGGGCCTGGTGGTCGTACGTGTACGAGGTGCGGTGCGAGCTGCCCGTGGCCCCGCAGGCCTCGGAGGTCGACTGGCACACGTACCTCACTCAGGAGGAGCTGGACCGGCGGGTGGACGACGGGGCGTGGGCCTGGGTGCCGGACGGCCTGGAGGCGTACCGGCGGCTGCGCGCGCATCGGGAATCCCGCTTGTAGATTTGTCGGGTGATCGACTTCGTCAAGGACGTGCGCCTCTGGTTCGCACCCTCGCGGCTGAAGGACGAGGGCGAGACCCCGGACTACCGCTTCTCGCTGGCCAACGAACGGACCTTCCTCGCCTGGATCCGGACCTCGCTGGCCCTGGTGGGCGGCGGTTTCGCCGTCGACCAGTTCCTGCCGGACCTGCGCTGGGGGGTGCGGGTCGGGATGGCCCTCACGCTGCTCGCGGTGGGTGCGGCCTGCGCGCTGCGGGCGGTGAACCACTGGGTGCGGTGCGAGCGGGCGATGCGGCGGGGCGAGGACCTGCCGCTGTCGCGCTTCCCGGTGCTGCTGAGCCTGGGCGTGGGGCTGGTGGCGGTGGCGATGGTGGTGGTCGTGCTGCTGGGCTGGACGTCCGGGCCATGAGCACCTCGGGCACGGACCGCGACGCGGGGCTGCAGCCCGAGCGGACCCGGCTCGCGTGGCGGCGTACGACGCTGGCCTCCTCGGTGGTGGCGGTGCTGGCGCTACGGCAGGCGTTGCGCGGTTCGGGCGCGCCGCTGGAACTGGCCGGGGCGGCTGCCATCGCGCTGATCTGGCTGGCGTTCCTGGGGGTGGCCCACCGGCGGATCCGGGCCCTGGCGGCCGACCGGCCACGGCAGCTCGCGCCGCGGGCGGCCCTCGCGGTGGTGGCGTGCACGGTGGCGTTGGCGGCCTTCGCGGTGACGGTGATCCTCTGAGCCGTCGACCGGTGTGATGATCGCGCTTCACCGCGCCACTGCGACACAACGGGCGATATCCGACAATGCGCACTAACCTCTGCGCCATGACGACCCTGCACCACGAACACCCCACCCACCAGCACACGCACGGCGCGGACTGCGGGCACCAGGCGGTCCCGCACGGCGACCACGTCGACTACGCCCACGACGGCCATCTGCACCGGGAGCACTCGGGGCACTGGGACGAATGCGAGCCCGGCGGGCACACCACGCACGACGGTCACACCCACGCGCACGGCGCGGACTGCGGACACGAGACCGTCCGGCACGGCGATCACGTGGACTACCTGCACGACGGGCACCGGCACGCGAAGCACGACGGACACTACGACGACCACTGACCGGACCCGCCCTCCCCCGGGGCGGCGACGGCCGGCAGGATGCCGACCGTTCGTCACAGCGACCCGGGGAGAGCGCAGATGTCCGTCGAAGAGCCGTACCTCGTCCAGCCCGCGCCGGGGGTGTACGCCTACGTCCAGCCGGACGGCGGCTGGTGCCTCAACAACGCCGGATTCGTGACCGACGGGGGTCGGACCCTGCTCGTCGACACCGCCGCCACCGAGCGGCGCGCCCTCGCCCTGCGTGCCGCGATCGTGGCGGCCGGGGTGCCACTCCCCCGCACCGTGGTCAACACCCACCACCACGGCGACCACACGTACGGCAACGGCGTCTTCACCCCCGAAGCGCTGATCCTCGGGCACGACCACGCACGGTCCGAACAGCTCGCGGCCGGGCACCAGCTGGAGCTGATCTGGCCGGCCACGGACTTCGGCGCGATCGACATCGTCCCGCCGGACCTCACCTACAGCGACCGGGCGACCGTGCACGTCGGCGATACGCAGGTGCGGGTGATCCACCCCGGCGTCGCGCACACCACCGGGGACTCGGTCGTGTGGCTGCCCGAGCAGCGGGTGGTGTTCACCGGCGACCTGATCTTCGCCGGGGGAACGCCGTTCCTCGCGATGGGCTCCCTCGCCGGCTCGCTGCGGGCGCTGGAGCTGCTGCGGTCGCTGGACGCGGAGACCGTCGTACCGGGCCACGGACCCCTGACCGACCCCTCCGCCTACGACGCCACCGAGCGCTACCTGCGGTACGTGGACGAGCTCGCCCGGGAGGGGCGGGCGAAGGGGCTGTCCCCGCTGGAGGTGGCCCGGCAGGCCGATCTCGGCGAGTTCGGCGCCTGGCGGGAGAGCGAGCGACTGGTGGCGAACGTGCACCGGGCCTACGCGGAACTGGCCGGCCGGCCGGAGGGCGCACCACTGGACATCCTGGCGGTCCTGACGGACATGACCGTGATGAACGGCGGAACACCGATCCTCTGTCACGCCTGACACCGGCGGATCCAGCCGGGCGGAGAGTTTCTTTCCGCCCGCACTCTGGACGACATACCGACTGGTCGGCATGATGGCTCGCGACGGCGCTCGACGCGTCGTCGCTCCACCCCTCGTCGACTCGCACGGAGGTGCGCACCATGACCTCAGCCCCGGCCGACCCACGCGGCCTGGATCTGGAGCGGCTGCGCGGTCATCTCGACCGGGCCCGGCCCGGGCTCGTGACCGGCCCGCTGCGCGGCCGGCTCATCGAGGGCGGCCGGTCCAATCTGACCTACGAGATCACGGACGGGACCGCCCGCTGGGTGGTCCGCCGGCCGCCGCTGGGCCACGTACTGGCCACCGCGCACGACATGCGGCGCGAGCACCGGGTCATCGAGGCACTGCACGGCACGGCCGTTCCGGTGCCCGAGCCGTTGCTCCTGTGCGAGGACGAGACCGTGCTCGGGGCGCCGTTCTACGTCATGGAGTTCGTGGACGGGGTGCCGTACCGGACGGCCGAGCAGCTCGCCGCGCTCGGCCCGGAGCGGACCCGGCGGGCGGTGCTGGGCCTGGTGGACACCCTGGTGGACCTCCACGCGGTGGACCCGGAGGCAGTGGGGCTGGGTGACTTCGGCTGGCCCGAGGGCTTCCTGGACCGGCAGCTGCGCCGTTGGGGCAAGCAGCTCGACGCCTCCCGGGGGCGTGAGCTCGCGGGCATCGACG comes from Streptomyces virginiae and encodes:
- a CDS encoding phosphotransferase family protein, coding for MTSAPADPRGLDLERLRGHLDRARPGLVTGPLRGRLIEGGRSNLTYEITDGTARWVVRRPPLGHVLATAHDMRREHRVIEALHGTAVPVPEPLLLCEDETVLGAPFYVMEFVDGVPYRTAEQLAALGPERTRRAVLGLVDTLVDLHAVDPEAVGLGDFGWPEGFLDRQLRRWGKQLDASRGRELAGIDELHAALGRSLPVSPAPTVVHGDFRLDNVLIGGSPTGIDTVRAVLDWEMSTLGDPLTDLGLLVMYSSDLGRTGSPVSTTSGAPGHPTPAELVERYAARSGRDTGAIAWYTAFAWFKLAVILEGIHYRYTLGQTVGEGFDRIGELVPVFIEHGLTTLQDRQDRQEG
- a CDS encoding NUDIX hydrolase produces the protein MSAAEEVLDVVDREDRVVGQAPRGEVYARGLLHRCAFVQARDAEGRIFVHRRTASKLVFPSHYDMFVGGVLGTGESYEQAALREAEEELGVRGLERPTPLFKFLYEGPGGAWWSYVYEVRCELPVAPQASEVDWHTYLTQEELDRRVDDGAWAWVPDGLEAYRRLRAHRESRL
- a CDS encoding DUF202 domain-containing protein, yielding MSTSGTDRDAGLQPERTRLAWRRTTLASSVVAVLALRQALRGSGAPLELAGAAAIALIWLAFLGVAHRRIRALAADRPRQLAPRAALAVVACTVALAAFAVTVIL
- a CDS encoding MBL fold metallo-hydrolase, with the translated sequence MSVEEPYLVQPAPGVYAYVQPDGGWCLNNAGFVTDGGRTLLVDTAATERRALALRAAIVAAGVPLPRTVVNTHHHGDHTYGNGVFTPEALILGHDHARSEQLAAGHQLELIWPATDFGAIDIVPPDLTYSDRATVHVGDTQVRVIHPGVAHTTGDSVVWLPEQRVVFTGDLIFAGGTPFLAMGSLAGSLRALELLRSLDAETVVPGHGPLTDPSAYDATERYLRYVDELAREGRAKGLSPLEVARQADLGEFGAWRESERLVANVHRAYAELAGRPEGAPLDILAVLTDMTVMNGGTPILCHA
- a CDS encoding YidH family protein yields the protein MIDFVKDVRLWFAPSRLKDEGETPDYRFSLANERTFLAWIRTSLALVGGGFAVDQFLPDLRWGVRVGMALTLLAVGAACALRAVNHWVRCERAMRRGEDLPLSRFPVLLSLGVGLVAVAMVVVVLLGWTSGP